One region of Algihabitans albus genomic DNA includes:
- the mce gene encoding methylmalonyl-CoA epimerase, whose protein sequence is MIGRLNHVAIAVPDLQTAVASYAGTLGAKVSDPQDEPDHGVTVVFVELPNTKIELLHPLGENSPIAGFLAKNPSGGIHHVCYEVDDILAARDKLKTEGARVLGDGEPKIGAHGKPVLFLHPKDFSGTLVELEQV, encoded by the coding sequence ATGATCGGACGCTTGAATCATGTGGCGATCGCGGTGCCGGACCTGCAGACGGCCGTCGCCAGCTACGCCGGCACCCTGGGGGCGAAAGTCTCGGACCCGCAAGACGAACCCGATCACGGGGTGACGGTCGTCTTCGTCGAACTGCCCAACACGAAGATCGAGCTGCTCCATCCGCTCGGCGAGAACTCCCCCATCGCCGGATTTCTGGCCAAGAACCCCTCCGGCGGCATTCATCATGTCTGCTACGAGGTGGACGACATCCTGGCCGCGCGCGACAAGCTGAAGACGGAGGGGGCAAGGGTGCTGGGCGACGGCGAGCCGAAGATCGGGGCGCATGGAAAGCCGGTGCTCTTCCTGCACCCGAAGGACTTTTCCGGAACCCTGGTCGAGCTCGAGCAGGTCTAG
- a CDS encoding ribonuclease J: MSDIPAPGSDELLFLPLGGTGEIGMNLNLYGHAGKWLMIDCGVAFGEHDLPGIEVVMPDPDFIVERAEELAGLVLTHAHEDHLGAVPWLWSELRCPIYATPFTAALLRRKLADEGLEETPEITEIPLGSRLDIGPFDIELVTLTHSIPEPNAVVLRTGAGMVVHTGDWKLDPDPLIGDDYDDKRLREVAEEGVLALVCDSTNALVPGQSGSELEVRSELEELIGRFENKVAVACFASNVARLETVIRAAEKNGRKVALVGRSMHRIWAAARETGYLDDLPPLLDVRDIGYLPDSEILLLVTGSQGEPRAALWRIANDDHPQISLGKGDAVVFSSRVIPGNEKSIHGLYNLLTARGIEIVGADERPVHVSGHPCRDELAQMYQWTRPRIAVPVHGERRHLEAHAKLAGECQVPESIVGANGALVRLAPGPAQIVDHVHSGRLALDGDILRPVDSPVIRTRRRMVINGSAVVTLVLDGKGAPVVSPRIAAGGLYDLKEEAEVTEALEQAIATALHTLSRHDRHDDRATAEAVRIAVRRTLQRELGKKPVVEVQVIRVQC, from the coding sequence ATGAGCGATATTCCCGCACCGGGGTCCGACGAACTTCTGTTCCTGCCGCTCGGCGGAACGGGCGAGATCGGCATGAACCTCAACCTCTACGGCCACGCTGGCAAATGGCTGATGATCGATTGCGGCGTTGCGTTCGGCGAGCATGATCTGCCGGGGATCGAGGTGGTGATGCCCGACCCCGACTTCATCGTGGAGCGGGCGGAAGAGCTGGCCGGCCTGGTGCTGACCCATGCGCACGAGGATCACCTGGGCGCCGTGCCCTGGCTTTGGTCGGAGCTGCGTTGCCCGATCTACGCGACGCCCTTCACCGCGGCGCTCCTGCGTCGCAAGCTGGCGGACGAGGGCCTCGAGGAAACGCCGGAGATCACCGAAATTCCCCTCGGGAGCCGTCTCGACATCGGGCCTTTCGACATCGAGCTCGTGACGCTGACCCATTCGATCCCGGAACCGAATGCGGTGGTTCTGCGCACGGGTGCCGGCATGGTGGTTCACACCGGGGACTGGAAGCTCGATCCCGATCCGCTGATCGGCGACGACTACGACGACAAGCGTCTGCGCGAGGTGGCGGAGGAGGGCGTGCTGGCCCTGGTCTGCGACTCGACCAACGCCCTGGTGCCCGGTCAGTCGGGCTCCGAGCTGGAGGTTCGCAGCGAGCTGGAGGAGCTGATCGGGCGCTTCGAAAACAAGGTCGCGGTCGCCTGTTTCGCCAGCAACGTCGCGCGGTTGGAAACGGTGATCAGGGCGGCGGAGAAGAACGGCCGCAAGGTCGCGCTGGTCGGCCGCTCGATGCACCGCATCTGGGCGGCTGCGCGCGAAACCGGCTACCTCGACGACTTGCCGCCGCTCCTCGACGTGCGCGACATCGGTTACCTGCCGGACTCCGAGATTCTGCTGCTGGTGACCGGCAGCCAGGGCGAGCCGCGCGCTGCCCTATGGCGCATCGCCAACGACGATCATCCGCAGATTTCGCTCGGCAAGGGCGATGCCGTCGTCTTCTCCTCCAGGGTCATTCCCGGAAACGAGAAGTCGATCCACGGGCTCTACAATCTCCTGACGGCCAGAGGCATCGAGATCGTCGGCGCGGACGAGCGGCCGGTTCATGTCTCGGGACATCCCTGCCGGGACGAGCTGGCCCAGATGTACCAGTGGACGCGCCCGCGGATTGCCGTGCCGGTGCATGGCGAGCGACGCCATCTGGAGGCTCACGCCAAGCTCGCCGGCGAATGTCAGGTGCCGGAAAGCATCGTCGGCGCGAACGGAGCGCTCGTGCGCCTCGCACCCGGCCCGGCACAGATCGTCGATCACGTTCATTCCGGGCGCCTGGCGCTCGACGGCGACATTCTGCGGCCGGTCGACAGTCCGGTGATTCGCACGCGCCGGCGGATGGTGATCAATGGATCCGCCGTGGTTACATTGGTGCTGGACGGCAAGGGCGCGCCGGTCGTCTCGCCGCGGATCGCCGCCGGCGGTCTCTACGACCTCAAGGAAGAGGCCGAGGTAACGGAAGCGCTCGAGCAGGCGATCGCCACCGCGCTGCATACCCTGAGCCGCCACGACCGCCACGACGACCGGGCCACCGCAGAAGCCGTGCGGATTGCGGTGCGCCGCACGTTGCAAAGGGAACTGGGCAAGAAGCCGGTGGTCGAGGTACAGGTCATCCGGGTCCAATGCTAG
- a CDS encoding type III pantothenate kinase: MLLTIDSGNTNCVAGLYEGSELRAKWRIATDPRRTSDEYVVWLTSLMTLEGIERSAIQGAIVSNVVPAAQRAFDRLCRHHLGIEPLAVEEAIRSSDVPLRVARPEQVGADRIANAVAAHATYEGALVVIDFGTATTFDVIDPDGGLEGVIIAPGINLSMEALYQAAARLPRVPLAKPDRIVGTDTVSAMQSGVYWGYVGLIEGLIARIKAERGQDLTTVATGGLAPLFEQSSAEIQHDDPDLTLRGLRLLYEADRMRR, translated from the coding sequence GTGCTGCTCACCATTGACAGCGGCAATACGAACTGCGTCGCAGGGCTTTACGAAGGCAGCGAGCTGCGCGCCAAGTGGCGGATCGCCACCGACCCACGCCGCACCTCCGACGAGTATGTCGTTTGGCTCACCTCCCTGATGACCTTGGAGGGGATCGAACGTTCCGCGATTCAGGGTGCCATCGTGTCCAACGTGGTGCCGGCGGCTCAACGCGCCTTCGACCGGCTCTGCCGGCATCATCTCGGGATCGAACCGCTTGCGGTGGAGGAGGCGATCCGGAGCAGCGACGTGCCTCTGCGTGTGGCGCGGCCGGAGCAGGTCGGTGCCGACCGCATCGCCAATGCGGTGGCCGCCCATGCGACCTACGAGGGCGCCCTGGTCGTCATCGACTTCGGCACGGCCACGACCTTCGACGTGATCGATCCGGACGGCGGCCTGGAGGGCGTGATCATCGCCCCCGGCATCAACCTTTCGATGGAAGCGCTCTATCAGGCAGCGGCGCGCCTGCCGCGCGTGCCCTTGGCCAAACCGGACCGGATCGTCGGCACGGACACGGTTTCGGCCATGCAGTCGGGCGTGTATTGGGGTTACGTCGGACTGATCGAAGGTCTGATCGCGCGCATCAAGGCTGAACGAGGACAAGATTTGACCACTGTCGCAACGGGCGGACTGGCGCCGCTGTTCGAACAGTCGAGCGCGGAGATCCAACACGACGATCCGGATCTGACCCTGCGCGGCTTGCGGTTGCTCTATGAGGCCGATCGGATGCGCCGATGA
- a CDS encoding biotin--[acetyl-CoA-carboxylase] ligase: MIPPKDASRSPKLPTAYRLVSLDSVASTMEEARRLAEAGAEDGTLVWAREQTAGRGRQSREWDSPRGNLYLTLILRPECSPADAAQLGFTAAVGMGDAIGSVCPPLDVTYKWPNDVLLNGRKVTGILLESKSLADGTLDWLLLGLGTNVASFPKDTAYPATSLRFEGTPPEITEVDLLEAFGRHLLGWVNRWLDEGFAPVRAAWLRHAASKGEEIQVRLPQETLGGVFRDLDPDGRLLLELADGGVRTIAAGDVFPAER; this comes from the coding sequence ATGATTCCTCCCAAAGACGCCTCCCGCAGTCCCAAGCTTCCGACCGCCTATCGACTGGTGTCCCTGGACAGCGTCGCCTCCACGATGGAGGAGGCCCGCCGTTTGGCTGAGGCGGGAGCCGAAGACGGTACCCTGGTCTGGGCCCGCGAACAGACCGCCGGACGCGGGCGCCAGAGCCGGGAGTGGGACAGTCCCAGGGGCAACCTCTATCTGACCCTGATCCTGCGGCCCGAATGCAGTCCGGCCGATGCGGCACAGCTCGGATTTACGGCCGCCGTCGGCATGGGCGACGCGATCGGCAGCGTCTGTCCGCCGCTGGATGTTACCTATAAGTGGCCGAACGACGTCCTGCTTAACGGTCGCAAGGTGACGGGTATCTTGTTGGAATCGAAGTCGCTGGCCGACGGTACGCTGGACTGGCTTCTGCTCGGTCTCGGCACCAATGTCGCGTCCTTTCCGAAGGATACCGCCTATCCGGCCACGTCGCTCCGGTTCGAGGGGACGCCCCCGGAGATCACCGAGGTGGATTTGCTGGAGGCTTTCGGCCGCCATTTGCTGGGTTGGGTCAACCGCTGGCTGGACGAAGGCTTCGCACCCGTGCGCGCTGCGTGGCTGCGCCATGCCGCGAGTAAGGGCGAGGAGATCCAGGTTCGCTTACCGCAGGAGACGCTCGGCGGGGTCTTTCGCGACCTCGATCCGGACGGCCGTCTGCTGCTGGAGCTGGCCGACGGCGGCGTCCGGACCATCGCCGCCGGCGATGTCTTTCCGGCCGAGAGGTAG
- the nuoN gene encoding NADH-quinone oxidoreductase subunit NuoN, whose translation MDVASLTLSLIAALPEVFLACAGIAILLVGVYSRAQATQTAMILAVAALIGTLALLLLGPERATFAFNDLFINDGFGDFMKVLILVAAALTLVISFGYIRREQMDHFEYPVLIVFAVVGMLMMVSANDLISLYIGLELQSLALYVIAAFRRDTLRSSEAGLKYFVLGALSSGMLLYGMSMVYGFTGTTSFTTLADIFTAQAAAGEGVTLGALIGIVFVTAGLAFKISAVPFHMWTPDVYEGSPTAVTAFFAAAPKVAAMALIVRVLMGPFGELADQWQQIVVFIAIASMILGALAAIQQTNIKRLMAYSSIGHMGYALVGLSAGTPEGIRGVAIYMAIYVLMNIGTFACILCMRQKERMVEDIEDLKGLSKTHPLMALALAIFMFSMAGMPPLAGFFGKLYVFLAAIEAGLYVLAVIGVLTSVIGAYYYLRIVKLMYFDEPVEGFDRPIGRELSLVIGGTAVAVLFFFVVPGPVVDSAASAARAFFAVSG comes from the coding sequence ATGGACGTCGCAAGCCTGACCCTCTCCCTGATCGCCGCGCTGCCGGAAGTGTTTCTGGCCTGCGCCGGCATCGCCATTCTTCTGGTCGGCGTCTACTCGCGGGCGCAGGCGACGCAGACAGCGATGATCCTAGCCGTGGCGGCTCTGATCGGAACCCTGGCATTGCTGCTGTTGGGGCCGGAGCGGGCGACCTTCGCCTTCAACGACCTTTTCATCAACGACGGTTTCGGCGACTTCATGAAGGTGCTGATCCTCGTCGCGGCCGCGCTAACCCTGGTCATTTCCTTCGGCTACATCCGCCGCGAGCAGATGGACCATTTCGAGTATCCGGTCCTGATCGTCTTTGCCGTCGTCGGCATGCTGATGATGGTTTCGGCCAACGACCTGATCTCGCTCTACATCGGTCTCGAATTGCAATCCCTGGCACTCTACGTGATCGCCGCCTTCCGGCGCGACACGCTGCGGTCCAGCGAGGCGGGGCTGAAGTACTTCGTTCTCGGTGCGCTATCCTCCGGCATGTTGCTCTACGGCATGTCGATGGTCTACGGCTTCACCGGAACCACGTCCTTCACCACTCTGGCGGATATCTTTACCGCGCAGGCCGCGGCGGGCGAGGGGGTGACGCTCGGCGCCCTGATCGGCATCGTCTTCGTCACGGCCGGCTTGGCCTTCAAGATCTCGGCGGTGCCGTTCCATATGTGGACGCCCGACGTCTACGAGGGTTCGCCCACCGCGGTCACCGCCTTCTTCGCCGCCGCGCCCAAGGTCGCCGCCATGGCACTGATCGTGCGGGTCCTGATGGGCCCCTTCGGGGAACTGGCGGACCAGTGGCAGCAGATCGTAGTGTTCATCGCCATTGCCTCGATGATCCTGGGGGCGCTGGCCGCAATTCAGCAGACCAATATCAAGCGGCTGATGGCCTACTCCTCGATCGGGCACATGGGCTACGCGCTGGTCGGACTCTCGGCGGGCACGCCCGAGGGCATTCGCGGCGTCGCCATCTACATGGCCATCTACGTCCTGATGAACATCGGAACCTTCGCCTGCATCCTCTGTATGCGCCAGAAGGAGCGGATGGTCGAAGACATCGAGGACCTGAAGGGACTATCCAAGACCCATCCCCTGATGGCCTTGGCGCTCGCCATCTTCATGTTCTCGATGGCAGGGATGCCGCCGCTCGCCGGCTTCTTCGGCAAGCTCTACGTCTTCCTCGCGGCCATCGAGGCCGGACTCTACGTGCTGGCCGTGATCGGCGTCCTGACCTCGGTGATCGGCGCCTACTACTACCTGCGCATCGTCAAGCTGATGTATTTCGACGAGCCGGTGGAAGGCTTCGACCGGCCGATCGGCCGCGAACTCAGCCTGGTGATCGGCGGTACGGCGGTGGCGGTTCTCTTCTTCTTCGTCGTGCCGGGTCCCGTGGTCGACAGCGCGGCGTCAGCGGCACGCGCCTTCTTCGCGGTTTCGGGATGA
- a CDS encoding NADH-quinone oxidoreductase subunit M gives MGEWPLLSLVTFLPLLGAAFILFIRGEEEVVARNARYVALWTSLITFALSLLIWFGFERGTAEFQFVERVDWLPDFNISYHMGVDGISMPFVLLSTLLTPLCVLASWDAIKTRVKEYMIAFLVLETLMVGMFCALDFVLFYMFFEGVLIPMFLIIGIWGGARRVYAAFKFFLYTLAGSVLMLLAMLTMYFDAGTTDIPTLMTQNFPFQMQIWLWLAFFASFAVKVPMWPVHTWLPDAHVEAPTAGSVILAGVLLKMGAYGFLRFSLPMLPEASEFFTPLVFTLSVVAIIYTSLVALAQKDMKKLIAYSSVAHMGFVTIGIFTVNQQGLEGAIFQMLSHGVVSAALFLCVGVIYDRLHTREIARYGGLAENMPSYALVFMVFMLASVGLPGTSGFVGEFLVIMGAFQANTWVALLTASGMVLGAAYMLWLYRSVIFGALTKKDLLSLQDMSWREKAVFAPLLAAALIFGVYPLPLLEVMDASVANLIENYELALATSEGTSLARLWPLN, from the coding sequence ATGGGCGAGTGGCCGCTTCTTTCTCTGGTAACGTTTCTGCCGCTGCTGGGTGCGGCTTTCATTCTCTTCATCCGTGGCGAGGAAGAGGTGGTGGCGCGCAACGCCCGCTACGTGGCGCTCTGGACCAGCCTGATCACCTTCGCGCTCAGCCTGCTGATCTGGTTCGGCTTCGAGCGCGGGACGGCGGAGTTCCAGTTCGTCGAGCGGGTCGACTGGCTGCCCGACTTCAACATCAGCTATCACATGGGCGTGGACGGCATTTCGATGCCCTTCGTGCTGCTCTCGACCCTGCTGACGCCGCTCTGCGTGCTGGCGAGCTGGGATGCCATCAAGACCCGCGTCAAGGAGTACATGATCGCCTTCCTGGTCCTCGAGACCCTGATGGTCGGCATGTTCTGCGCTCTCGATTTCGTTCTCTTCTACATGTTCTTCGAGGGCGTGCTGATTCCGATGTTCCTGATCATCGGGATCTGGGGCGGGGCGCGGCGCGTCTACGCGGCCTTCAAGTTCTTCCTCTACACCCTGGCCGGCTCGGTGCTGATGCTGCTGGCCATGCTGACCATGTACTTCGACGCCGGGACTACCGACATCCCGACGCTGATGACGCAGAACTTCCCCTTCCAGATGCAGATCTGGCTCTGGTTGGCCTTCTTCGCCTCCTTCGCCGTCAAGGTGCCGATGTGGCCGGTCCATACCTGGTTGCCCGACGCCCACGTCGAGGCGCCGACCGCCGGCTCCGTGATCCTGGCCGGCGTGTTGCTGAAGATGGGGGCCTACGGCTTCCTGCGCTTCTCGCTGCCGATGCTGCCCGAGGCGTCCGAGTTCTTCACGCCCCTGGTCTTCACCCTTTCGGTGGTGGCGATCATCTACACCTCGCTGGTCGCCCTGGCGCAGAAGGACATGAAGAAGCTGATCGCCTACAGCTCAGTGGCGCACATGGGTTTCGTGACGATCGGTATCTTCACGGTCAATCAGCAGGGCTTGGAGGGCGCGATCTTCCAGATGCTGAGTCACGGCGTGGTCTCGGCCGCTCTCTTCCTGTGTGTCGGAGTCATCTACGACCGGCTGCATACGCGCGAAATCGCGCGCTACGGCGGTCTCGCCGAGAACATGCCAAGCTACGCCCTGGTCTTCATGGTCTTCATGCTGGCGAGCGTCGGTCTGCCGGGCACCAGTGGTTTCGTCGGCGAATTCCTGGTCATCATGGGCGCGTTCCAGGCGAACACCTGGGTCGCCCTGCTGACCGCCAGCGGCATGGTTCTGGGCGCCGCCTACATGCTCTGGCTCTACCGCAGCGTCATCTTCGGGGCTCTGACCAAGAAGGACCTGCTGTCGCTACAGGACATGTCCTGGCGGGAGAAGGCGGTCTTCGCACCACTGCTGGCGGCCGCGCTGATCTTCGGCGTCTATCCGCTGCCTCTGCTCGAAGTCATGGATGCCTCCGTCGCCAACCTCATCGAGAACTACGAGTTGGCACTGGCAACGTCCGAAGGGACGTCTCTCGCCCGCCTCTGGCCTCTGAATTGA
- the nuoL gene encoding NADH-quinone oxidoreductase subunit L, which yields MIDAIIVFLPLIGALLAGLFGRALGDRGAQVVTCSLLILAALLSITVFIDVALGGNTRTTELFTWIDSGRFELSWALRVDTLTAIMFCVVTIVSAIVHLYSVGYMAEDKSIPRFMAYLSLFTFFMLMLVSADNLVQMFFGWEGVGLASYLLIGFWYDRPSANAAAMKAFLVNRVGDIAYALGIAAIFLLFGSVEFDQIFGRAAEYQDVVVTAFGIEWHALTVICLLLFIGAMGKSAQLGLHTWLPDAMEGPTPVSALIHAATMVTAGVFLVCRMSPVFEFAPDALTVVTIVGGATAFFAATVGLTQTDIKRVIAYSTCSQLGYMFFAAGVSAYGAAMFHLMTHAFFKALLFLGAGAVIHAMHHEQDMFKMGGLYKKIPVTYGLMWVGTLALVGFGIPGLGIGFAGFYSKDIVLEAAYAAHSGAGGFAFWLGIAAALMTAFYSFRLLFLTFHGETRADAHTYEHAHEAPRVMIWPLYVLAAGALGAGALFYGPFVGDGREAFWNGAIFALNDIIEEAHHVPFWVKALPMVMTLAGIALAWVMYVRRPDLPGLVAQRFRPLYLFSLRKWYFDELYDAAFVRPAWYLGNGLWKAGDGALIDGVGPDGVAALTRDLARRASRLQSGYVYHYAFAMLIGVVALITWYIVTTAG from the coding sequence ATGATCGACGCCATTATCGTCTTCCTGCCGCTGATCGGCGCGCTTCTGGCCGGCCTGTTCGGACGTGCGCTCGGCGACCGCGGCGCACAGGTGGTGACCTGCAGCCTGCTGATTCTCGCCGCCCTGCTGTCGATCACGGTCTTTATCGACGTCGCCCTGGGCGGCAACACCCGCACCACGGAACTCTTCACCTGGATCGACTCCGGCCGGTTCGAGCTGAGTTGGGCTCTCAGGGTCGATACCCTGACCGCCATCATGTTCTGCGTGGTGACCATCGTCTCCGCGATCGTCCATCTCTACTCGGTCGGCTACATGGCCGAGGACAAGTCGATCCCGCGTTTCATGGCCTATCTGTCGCTCTTCACCTTCTTCATGCTGATGCTGGTGAGCGCCGACAATCTGGTGCAGATGTTCTTCGGGTGGGAAGGGGTCGGTCTTGCGTCCTACCTGCTGATCGGCTTCTGGTACGACCGGCCCAGCGCCAATGCCGCCGCCATGAAGGCCTTTCTGGTCAATCGCGTCGGCGACATCGCCTATGCCCTCGGCATCGCCGCGATCTTCCTGCTGTTCGGATCGGTCGAGTTCGATCAGATCTTCGGCCGCGCCGCCGAATATCAGGATGTGGTGGTCACGGCCTTCGGCATCGAATGGCATGCCCTGACGGTGATCTGCCTGCTGCTGTTCATCGGCGCGATGGGCAAGTCGGCGCAGCTCGGACTGCACACCTGGCTGCCGGATGCCATGGAGGGGCCGACCCCGGTTTCGGCGCTGATCCACGCGGCCACCATGGTCACGGCCGGCGTGTTCCTGGTCTGCCGCATGTCGCCTGTCTTTGAGTTCGCCCCCGACGCGCTCACGGTGGTGACCATCGTCGGCGGCGCGACCGCCTTCTTCGCGGCGACCGTCGGCCTGACCCAGACCGACATCAAGCGGGTGATCGCCTATTCGACTTGCTCGCAGCTCGGCTACATGTTCTTCGCCGCCGGCGTGTCGGCCTACGGCGCGGCCATGTTCCACCTGATGACCCATGCCTTCTTCAAGGCGCTGCTGTTCCTGGGCGCCGGCGCGGTCATCCATGCCATGCATCATGAACAGGACATGTTCAAGATGGGCGGGCTCTATAAGAAGATCCCGGTGACCTACGGTCTGATGTGGGTCGGCACCTTGGCCCTGGTCGGCTTCGGCATTCCCGGGCTGGGAATCGGCTTCGCCGGTTTTTATTCCAAGGACATCGTTCTGGAGGCGGCCTACGCGGCGCACAGCGGTGCCGGCGGCTTCGCCTTCTGGCTCGGCATCGCGGCGGCGCTGATGACGGCCTTCTACTCCTTCCGCTTGCTGTTCCTGACCTTCCACGGCGAGACACGGGCCGACGCTCATACCTACGAGCATGCCCACGAGGCACCGCGGGTGATGATCTGGCCGCTCTACGTCCTTGCGGCCGGGGCGCTCGGCGCCGGCGCGCTGTTCTACGGACCCTTCGTCGGCGACGGGCGGGAGGCGTTCTGGAACGGCGCCATCTTCGCCCTGAACGACATCATCGAGGAGGCGCATCACGTCCCCTTCTGGGTGAAGGCCTTGCCGATGGTCATGACCCTTGCCGGTATTGCGCTGGCCTGGGTGATGTACGTGCGGCGGCCGGACTTGCCGGGCCTCGTCGCGCAGCGGTTCAGGCCGCTCTACCTCTTCTCACTGCGCAAGTGGTACTTCGACGAACTCTACGACGCCGCCTTCGTGCGTCCCGCCTGGTATCTGGGCAACGGTCTCTGGAAGGCTGGAGACGGCGCCTTGATCGACGGGGTGGGGCCGGACGGCGTCGCCGCGCTGACGCGCGATCTGGCGCGACGCGCCAGCCGTCTGCAGAGCGGCTACGTCTACCACTATGCCTTTGCCATGCTGATCGGGGTCGTCGCGCTGATCACCTGGTACATCGTGACGACGGCTGGGTGA
- the nuoK gene encoding NADH-quinone oxidoreductase subunit NuoK, with translation MWELTLGHYLTVAAILFTLGMFGIFLNRKNVIIILMSIELMLLAVNINLVAFSWHLGDLVGQVFAMLILTVAAAEAAIGLAILVVYFRNRGSIAVEDINMMKG, from the coding sequence ATGTGGGAACTGACGCTCGGACACTACCTGACGGTCGCGGCCATCCTCTTCACGCTCGGCATGTTCGGGATCTTCCTGAACCGCAAGAACGTGATCATCATCCTGATGTCGATCGAGCTGATGCTGTTGGCCGTCAACATCAACCTGGTCGCCTTCTCCTGGCATCTCGGCGATTTGGTCGGCCAGGTTTTCGCCATGCTGATTCTGACTGTGGCGGCAGCCGAGGCCGCCATCGGTCTCGCCATCCTCGTGGTGTACTTCCGCAACCGCGGTTCGATCGCGGTGGAAGACATCAACATGATGAAGGGCTGA
- a CDS encoding NADH-quinone oxidoreductase subunit J, with translation MIVQVLCFYLFSAIMVASAVMVISSRNPVHSVLFLILAFFNAAGLFVLIGAEFLAMILVVVYVGAVAVLFLFVVMMLDVNIAELRQGFLQYLPIGALIGLILMVELVMVAGFYFGAPEAAGTVARVPIPPSEQVTNTEALGRVLYTDYVYLFQASGLILLVAMIGAIVLTLRQREGVKRQSIARQIALQRSEAVEVKDVPSGSGI, from the coding sequence ATGATCGTGCAGGTTCTCTGCTTCTATCTGTTCAGCGCCATCATGGTCGCCTCGGCCGTGATGGTGATTTCGTCGCGCAACCCGGTCCATTCGGTGCTGTTCTTGATTCTCGCCTTCTTCAATGCGGCGGGCCTCTTCGTGCTGATCGGTGCCGAGTTCCTGGCGATGATCCTGGTGGTCGTCTATGTCGGCGCGGTCGCCGTGCTGTTCCTCTTCGTCGTGATGATGCTCGACGTGAACATTGCCGAGCTGCGCCAGGGCTTCCTGCAGTACCTGCCGATCGGCGCCCTGATCGGTCTGATCCTGATGGTCGAACTGGTGATGGTCGCCGGCTTCTACTTCGGCGCCCCGGAAGCGGCCGGGACGGTGGCGCGCGTTCCGATCCCGCCCAGCGAGCAGGTGACCAATACGGAGGCCTTGGGCCGCGTTCTCTATACCGACTACGTCTACCTGTTTCAGGCCTCCGGTCTGATCCTCCTGGTCGCGATGATCGGGGCGATCGTGCTCACCCTGCGCCAGCGCGAGGGTGTCAAGCGCCAGTCGATCGCGCGTCAGATCGCGCTCCAGCGCAGCGAGGCGGTCGAGGTCAAGGACGTGCCGAGCGGAAGCGGGATCTGA
- the nuoI gene encoding NADH-quinone oxidoreductase subunit NuoI, whose translation MAMLDRTARSLLLSELLGGMALTFRYMFRPKVTLNYPYEKGALSPRFRGEHALRRYPNGEERCIACKLCEAICPALAITIEAEPRADGSRRTTRYDIDMTKCIYCGLCQEACPVDAIVEGPNFEFAAETREELFYNKDKLLENGDRWEQEIAQNIALDAPYR comes from the coding sequence ATGGCGATGCTGGACCGAACCGCGCGTAGCCTGCTGCTCAGCGAACTGCTGGGCGGTATGGCCCTTACCTTTCGCTACATGTTCCGCCCCAAGGTCACGCTGAACTATCCCTACGAGAAGGGGGCGCTCAGTCCCCGTTTTCGCGGCGAGCACGCCCTGCGGCGCTATCCCAACGGGGAGGAGCGTTGCATCGCCTGCAAGCTGTGCGAGGCGATCTGCCCGGCCCTGGCCATCACCATCGAAGCCGAACCGCGGGCCGACGGCAGCCGCCGGACGACGCGCTACGACATCGATATGACCAAGTGCATCTACTGCGGCCTCTGTCAGGAGGCCTGCCCGGTCGACGCCATCGTCGAGGGGCCGAACTTCGAGTTTGCGGCCGAGACGCGCGAGGAGCTGTTCTACAACAAGGACAAGCTGCTCGAGAATGGCGACCGCTGGGAGCAGGAGATCGCACAGAACATCGCCCTCGACGCACCCTATCGCTAG